A stretch of the Panicum virgatum strain AP13 chromosome 9N, P.virgatum_v5, whole genome shotgun sequence genome encodes the following:
- the LOC120689010 gene encoding uncharacterized protein LOC120689010 yields the protein MATYALGNFMSGYPAGWNPTIRLAKYIGFSADEPARQCVGFAADSASRYRTSITTSGYTCISTFASKSKQHVGSMVDISTAVSGDDAATQLAEVAFQGLLPHIKEKYASQEFYIISQMANRMTEEARPYEQKRSNFQKKVNFVDCSDSSDSDDDQMVGSAEWIQNNKKPISYPFGNKEPEKYGFDITKADKIFDLLLSEGQIKLKPYNKIPTDQELKNIKYYKWHNATSHDTNECKVFRQQIQSAIEQGRLKFETPKKPMKIDGHPFPANRVDVGKKGNALQTKMLTSQSAKESGAVDPKA from the exons ATGGCTACATATGCACTGGGGAACTTCATGTCAGGATACCCAGCTGGTTGGAATCCAACTATTAGACTTG CCAAgtacatcggcttctcagccgatgaaCCAGCAAGACAGTGCGTCGGCTTCGCAGCCGACTCAGCCTCAAGATACCGCACCAGCATCACAACCAGCGGTTACACCTGCATCAGTACCTTCGCCAGCAAGTCCAAGCAACATGTCGGCTCCATGGTTGACATCTCAACAGCAGTATCTGGTGATGATGCTGCAACCCAA CTAGCAGAGGTTGCCTTCCAAGGACTCctgccacacatcaaggagaagtaTGCTTCTCAGGAGTTCTACATCATCAGTCAGATGGCTAACAGGATGACAGAGGAGGCAAGACCATATGAGCAGAAGAGGAGCAACTTCCAGAAAAAGGTTAACTTTGTTGACTGCTCAGATTCTTCTGATTCAGATGAtgatcagatggtgggatcggctgAATGGATTCAGAATAATAAGAAGCCGATCTCATATCCTTTTGGTAACAAAGAACCCGAGAAATATGGGTTTGATATTACcaaggctgacaagatcttcgacCTGTTGTTGTCAGAGGGACAGATCAAGCTGAAGCCATACAATAAGATCCCGACAGATCAGGAGTTGAAGAATATCAAGTActacaagtggcacaatgcgacatctcatgacaccaatgagTGCAAGGTATTCCGTCAGCAAATACAATCGGCCATAGAACAGGGTAGACTCAAGTTTGAgacacccaaaaagccgatgaagattgatgggcatcCGTTTCCAGCAAACAGGGTAGATGTTGGAAAGAAGGGTAATGCTTTACAAACAAAGATGCTCACATCACAATCGGCCAAGGAATCTGGtgctgttgatcccaaagcaTAG